gtaactagatgtcgtctagaactgaatacttgatatgaggcggtgctcaatgtgaaatgatgatcaactagaagtagcacatgttggttggctcggcttgtggcgttgaaggtgaaggagtcccttttatagaataagagctcgctcctcaatacataagtgatgggttaggagtgatgctcgcggcgaggcggttgctcagctggcgacgatgctctctaatgaaggtgagggagtcccttttataaaataagggttcgctcctcagtacatgaataatgggtgctctctaatgaaagtgatggagtcccttttatagaataagggttccctCCTcattacataaataatgggctaagtccctcaagtatttttcatgaggcccagttaaggcccaatatatggtacataatataGTCCCccagtcttcagtcaatagagataggaagaaggaagaatgaagaaagagatagagagagaagtagAATATCGaagaaattagagagagaaaactGTTGAGAATTGTTGTATCTTTTCTTATTAGTTACAATTATTTGTTACAAGCTATTTATTCTAACACTTTGTAGCTTACACTCTAAGTAACAATATAACCAACTTAACTATCTTCATGATCTTTTGACACTTGTCCATTTTTTACCCATTGGATCTTAATACTCCTAACAAAAGGATCATTTCTGAGCCGAGCAATCAAATTATTAGAATTTGTAAACATATCATGTCATCTCATTTCTTTATGGCTACGGTCAAAAAGataaattaaaatcttattATAATTGCCATTAAAGTAAATAATCTGATCATTTTTTATGTTCATTGGCCACTCACATCGAATagcaaaaaaggaagaaaaaaatatagggAAAAAGGCACAACAGCCATGCTATACGTGGCTATGTGTGGATTAATGTAAATGTTGTACCAATTGTCATCCATTCCTTCATGGCATTGTGGAAAGAATACGTCTTGAAAAGGAGTTCCAAACAAAGCACAGCAACACCTGGCACTTCAAAGCTCCCCAAGACGACTCCTAGAGCGCATACGAATCAAAATTACTGTAGTGTGCAGTATAGTAAAGGGTAAAAAGCATACAAAAGaagtctcttttttttctttttcttctttttcttcgtgACAAAAGAATATAATATGGTATGCATCGCAATTGTTGAAACAGTAACATGGCTAAAGGATCGAAAATTATTTGACAAGCGTAAATTCGGCAACAATGCTCAATCATTGTACAATTGGACTACGGTATTCGATTTGGAGGCAGATTGTCAGCCTTCTTGTTTGGATGTCCTTCTCATTTCCTCTTATTTTATGctatcacggttaagtcacgtcaatattttatatttttattatttttgtcctattatttctataaaaaaaattaatataaaatgttgacgtgatttaactgtgaccacacaaaataaaaaaaaaatgagaagaacATTCAAACAGaaaggcagacaatctgcctccattCGATTTAAGCCATGCCTCTCTGTTCAAAGCGAACATCATTACGACCAAGACTTAATATTTTGACctgatatattatatatagcTATTTTCAGTCgaatttcattatttattaGCTCAAAAAGACATTTTAAGTTTTGCagatatttttgatattttgtacGTTACTTCCTATAAATGCATCCTCTTTGCAGTTTTAGGGTTGTTAACCTTTATACTATTCaataaagcttttttttttaaaggaatcAGGTGATGGCTTAGCTACGGCAGTCCATCATTTTGGGGACTAGAAAGATTTATAGAGGCATTTCAGGACCATGATCATCATTGTGCGATTCACCAGTGCCAGGAATTGAATCCAGAATGTGTCGTATGAAATACGAGCCTGAAATTCGTCTCCGACCACTAGCCACTATGTGGTGGTTTATTCAATAAAGCTTTGAGTATTACTCCTTTTGTATGATACTTTGTTCAATTCTTTACTTATTGTATCACGTTGTGTCGTCTATATACTCATTTACGTTTTACACATATAAATTTCAATCATTCCTGTAAATATAAAATCAACagaatttagtttttttttttttttttgtgtaatatATGCATTTCAATATATGTATTTCAATCTAAGAAGAGGAGCTTGTACACGTTTTTTAATTGGGAACTTGAATGAAAATTTTTtaatactgtttattttaacgaaaaatcatatttttgaactaaaaagtcaatcctgatactattcaatttaccatttattttgtatttatctttaaaacttaaagttttcaattttttttcattagttttatttttttaattaggatTAATTTGAGACTGGCAGGTGTTATTCTTGTCGCTTTACTGTATATCAAGACTTAATTAGAAGCAAATATAATAGAAGTTTAACACAATTATGTACCCGAATATTCTCTTGAAAAACCAAAGATCTTAACAGATCATCATTCCAATTTTCCGACGGAGCATGTGCTTAATCGATCAAATATATATCTACATTATATTATCGGTCGAATAATTCGATCACCTGTAAACTATATGTACTTTATTTCCGTTGGTCCAACACATATGGATGCTACCTCTTTCTGCCTAAAACACGTAATTAAGTATTCGTTTGAATAtccttttaaaatgattgaaaattttagagaaaatatttttggattgtaaaagcatttaaagtgctttctacaagaagcaccaattatgtgtttctttcatgaagcactttaagtttttttctaaaatttacTATCATTTTTAGTAAGAAttgttttcaaaaatattttcatctaaaatgattttaatcattttaaaaatacataTAAACGATCTCTAAATTAGTGAGATGGTGATTCACGACCACCAACCAAACTGCTACATGGTGATtacaattccaacaaaattaaatatataaaagtaTGGCAACCTTTCAATGACGGTGACACCACCTAGAGACGAAGCCttttagagcaattccaccggGGACCAAATGTCCCAGCCTCCAGTCCAAAAACCAAGCCAGGCCTCTGTCAATCAAGTCCACCCCAACAAACTGACTGGTACCCAGCCCGAGCTGGGCAAGAGCCCAGCCCAAAAGAGACTGAGACAGAAACCGGGGAAAAAGCTGGCGCGTGCACTTCACGCAGCCGTTTGGCGAGTGCCCGACAAGCTTTCAGACGCCGGGGCCCGCGTGCAGGCGCTGTCAGTCCCCCCCCCCGAGTTGCGACGTGGCTAcctctctgccgttggatttccaacggctagttttctagaccgttggatttccaacggtaaaaaaattttaaattttacttttaaactaGACCGTcggatcaaagatcaacggtccacgtttttttcacaaaaagtaaattaaaaaaaaaaaaaaagggcccaacggtcagaaatatgaccgttggccacgtggcaactccctagctcttggatttgaatatttttcaaatccaacggtccagattaattaactatattaaaattcattaaaaattattaaaaaatacagaaaaattattaaaaaatacagaaaattttaaaaaaattacagaaaattttgaaaaatgttaattttttttcctataaatacctaaccctcatcttctacctttacaccacattccaatattttctacactttctatactatctacatttcaatattttctacactttaagagaaaaaaatgtcttcgtggaagctcattgaagatgttacgttgtgtgaatgttgggttcacactactcatgatccgattacgggtaatgagatggataagcgagagatgtggagtaaaattacgaaagcgttTTGTGATGTACATGGAGAAAACGccagaactagtcaaggtcttcaaggtcgttggaaaaaactcaacgcatcatttacttgttggaaaaacgccatctctcatgcttccggtaacctccgtagtgggacaagtttagcggatcaggtgacaatatttttatttatttatatgcattccactcacattaatattttgatttatttaatttcgtatgtaatttttatcttatttcttatgtaatttttatttaatttctatgtaatttttatttaatttcttatgtcatttttatttaatttcttatgtcatttttatgtaatttatatgcattccacccgtattaatattttgaatttatttatttgtgttacacccgcatTTTTTAACACTCTGTTATCCCACttttttatagacactacaagctcaagcattctacaattcaaagaacgggaacaaatcattcaatagattggaatgttggcaaattgtcaaagattgccctaaatacaaaattgtggcaactggtccagaagttgtcatgcacggtATGGGTCTACATAGTTCTCCAGAACCAGACATGGCCGAACAAGAAGCCGACACATTTCATGACACGGAAGGGACGGCTGAACAAGTGCCCGAGACCCAACCGACTCGTCAGTCCCTAAGGCCTCTAGGTAAAAAGGcgtcaaagaaaaaaggtagttcttccaaaaatgactacactaaatatatggaggaacttgctcgccaaggtgaactaAACTTGGCACGagaaaaggctagagatgaggaaaaagttgcTGCTATGGCAGCAATATTAGCAGCTACTGAGGCCCGTGATGCGGCGGTTGAAAGACAAAGAGAAGTAGTTAATCGAGAGAACGAGCTGGTTAGAGAAGCACTTCATCGAGAAAATGAATTGCTTCGAGaagaa
The nucleotide sequence above comes from Malus sylvestris chromosome 16, drMalSylv7.2, whole genome shotgun sequence. Encoded proteins:
- the LOC126607791 gene encoding uncharacterized protein LOC126607791, with translation MSSWKLIEDVTLCECWVHTTHDPITGNEMDKREMWSKITKAFCDVHGENARTSQGLQGRWKKLNASFTCWKNAISHASGNLRSGTSLADQTLQAQAFYNSKNGNKSFNRLECWQIVKDCPKYKIVATGPEVVMHGMGLHSSPEPDMAEQEADTFHDTEGTAEQVPETQPTRQSLRPLGKKASKKKGSSSKNDYTKYMEELARQGELNLAREKARDEEKVAAMAAILAATEARDAAVERQREVVNRENELRCHA